A window of the Ignisphaera sp. genome harbors these coding sequences:
- a CDS encoding DUF4405 domain-containing protein — protein sequence MSLLFKVKVCYINFILLLIIGTLTYISGFVLWLAIPRGQVRSRFSVDNAFLGLNRSSWEYIHITTSLLFLALIVIHLALNWVWIKNVTKYLLSHPKRE from the coding sequence ATGAGTTTATTGTTTAAGGTAAAAGTATGCTATATAAACTTTATTCTACTGCTTATCATCGGAACACTAACTTATATCTCTGGGTTTGTGCTTTGGCTAGCTATACCTCGTGGACAAGTACGTAGCAGATTTTCAGTTGATAATGCCTTTCTAGGTCTTAACAGAAGTTCGTGGGAATATATCCACATAACAACAAGCCTTCTATTCCTAGCATTGATAGTAATACACTTAGCACTAAACTGGGTATGGATAAAGAATGTAACAAAATATCTTCTTTCGCATCCAAAAAGAGAATAG